The genomic interval ATGATAAATCCTTATGCTAAAAAAATATTTGGCATAAGCGGAGAGATTATTGGAAATAAACTTTTGGATTATATAACTGATAAAGAGGTACTAAAGGCCTTTTTTGATGAAAAAGATAGGGTTGAAATTGAAGTTAACTATAATGATGATCCAAAAATATTAAAAATAAGAAAAGCAAGTATAATAAATGAACCTGAAATAATAGGGACAGTTGTGGTTATACAAGATATCACAGATATTAAAAAGCTTGAAAACATGAGAAGTCAATTTGTAGCTAATATATCTCATGAACTTAAGACCCCACTTACCTCAATTAAAGGTTTTGCAGAAACCTTAAGATATGTAGATGATGATGAAACTAGAAATAAATTTTTAAGCATAATAGATGAAGAATCAGATAGATTAGCAAGACTTTTAGAGGATATATTATGTCTTTATGAAATAGAACAAAAAAGAAGTACTGTTTTAGAAGAATTTAATGTTGATGAAGAAATTGAAAAAGTTTATATGCTATTAAATGATCAAGCTAAGAAAAAAGGTGTGGAAATCTTTTTAGATACAAATAGCAATTGTGTTCTTATGGGAGATAAGGATAAGTTTAAACAAATGTTACTTAATCTTGTAAGCAATTCTGTTAAATATACTGAAAAAGGTGGAAAGGTAAGAGTTGAAAGTTATAATCGTGACATGAATCTTATTTTAGTTATTGAAGATAATGGAATTGGAATAAGTGCAGAGGATCTTCCAAGGATATTTGAAAGATTTTATAGAGTAGATAAAGCTAGAAGTAGAGAAAGTGGTGGAACTGGACTAGGTCTTGCCATAGTTAAACATATAGTTAGACTTTTTGATGGTGAGATAAATGTAACTAGTGAACTAGGAGTAGGAACTAAAATAGTAATAACTATACCTATAAATATATAATTCTAGTTAATTAATACTTTATAACACCTTTAAATTTATAACACTTATTATATAATTAGTTATATATTTAAAAATTTTTTTACTATAATAGAATTAAGAGAAAGCTATTAAAAGTAATCCTCAAAATTTGTTTAGGGGATTACTTTTTAATATTTAAATAACATAGTTTAAAGCTTAATGAAAAAGTTAATAATTAAATTTAGAGTTAAATAAAAAGTTAGTAATTGAAACAAAACACAATATATAGGTATAAAGTTATTTCAGTTGACTACATTATTTAATTAAGGTAATATAACATAGATAGTACTAAAATAGGAGTGAAGCATATGAAAAGTAGAATTGCTGAAGTCTTACCAGGAGGAATTGGTGAGGAATTAGGCTTTGAAAAGGGAGATATACTATTAAGCATAAACGGTACTAAAGTTGAAGATATACTTGATTATAGATTTTTATTAGCAGACGAATACGTTGAGGTAGAAATATTAAAACCAAACAAAGAGGTTTGGGAGTTTGAAATAGAAAAGGAATATGGCGAAGATTTAGGAGTGGAATTTGAAGAGGCCATCCTAGACAAAGCTAAAAGTTGTACAAATAAATGTATATTTTGCTTCATAGATCAATTACCAAAGGGAATGAGAAAAACTTTATATTTTAAGGACGATGATTCAAGACTTTCATTTTTACAAGGTAACTTTGTTACTTTAACAAATATGAAGGATGAAGATATTGATAGAATTATAAAATATAGAATAAGTCCTATAAATGTATCAGTTCATACAACAAATCCAGATTTAAGAAAAAAAATTCTTAATAATAGATTTGCAGGGAATGTATATGAAAGATTACAAAAATTAGCGGCAGCTGGTATAACTGTAAATGCTCAAATAGTTGTTATGCCAGGAATAAACAATGGAGACGAATTAGTTAGAACTGTAGAAGATCTTTATAAATTACGTCCTTCAATAGAAAATGTTGCTGCTGTACCAATTGGAATAACAAAGTTTAGAGAAGGATTAGCTGACCTTGAAATATATAATAAAGAAACAGCTAAAGAAGAATTAGATAGAATAAAAGTTCTTCAAGAAAAATACATGAAAGAAATAGGAAGCCCATTTGTAAGGTTATCAGATGAGTTTTATGTTATGGCAGATGAGGAAGTTCCAAATGAAGAATTCTATAATGGATATGAGCAAATAGAAGACGGAGTTGGAATGATAAGACTTCTAAGAGAAACCATGGCAGTAGATATAAAGAATAAGTTAACTAAAAGTGGAAAAGGTAAATTTACTCTTATTACAGGAACATCTGCCTTTAAAGAATTAGATAAGGTTTGTACCGATATAAGAGAAGAGAATAATAATATAGATATTAAGTGTAAGGTTATATTAAATGATTTCTTTGGGCACACAATAACAGTTGCAGGACTTTTAACTGGGCAAGATGTTATTGCTCAACTTAAGGATAACATTGATAGTGAGTACTTAATTATGGCAGATAACATGTTTAGAAAAGGTTACGAGCCAGGAGATATAACTCAAAGAATAATGTTAGATGATTTGACAGCAAAGGATATTGAGGAAAGATTGGGAGTTAAAGTTATAGTTTGTAGCTATACAGGGGAAGACCTAATAGACTTAATAAATGAACACTGTGAGGAGGAATAAGAATGAGTAAACCAATAGTTGCTATGGTTGGAAGACCGAACGTAGGTAAGTCGACTCTTTTCAATAAATTAGCAGGAAAAAGAATTTCAATAGTACAAGATACACCAGGGGTTACTAGAGACAGAGTATATGCAGAATCAGAATGGTTAAACAGAAAATTCACAATGATAGATACAGGTGGAATAGAGCCTGAAAGTAGTGATATAATTGTTAAACAAATGAGAAGACAAGCGCAAATTGCTATAGAAATGGCTGATGTAATAGTATTCGTTGTTGATGGTAAGGAAGGACTTACTGCTGCTGACCAAGAAGTTGCACAAATGCTTAGAAAAAGTAAAAAGCCTGTTGTTTTAGTTGTTAATAAAATAGATAGATTAGCTTTAGAAGAAAATAGCTATGAGTTCTACAATTTAGGAATTGGAGATCCTATAACTATATCAGCATCTCAAGGATTAGGACTTGGAGATATGCTAGATGAAGTTGTTAAATATTTCAATGATCCTTCAGAAGATGAAGAGGATGATGAATATATTAGAATAGCTATGATAGGTAAACCCAATGTAGGTAAATCATCACTTATTAATAGATTATTAGGTGAAGAGAGAGTTATAGTAAGTAATGTTCCAGGAACAACAAGAGATTCTATAGATAGTTACCTAGAAACAGAAGATGGAAAATTCATCTTAGTTGATACTGCTGGATTAAGAAGAAAAAGCAAAGTAAAAGAAGAAATAGAAAGATATAGTGTAATCAGAACTTATGCTGCTATAGAGAAAGCTGATGTAGCTATACTTGTAATAGATGCTGAGCAAGGAATAACTGAGCAAGATGAAAAAATAATAGGATATGCTCACGAAATGAATAAAGCAATTATGGTTGTTGTAAACAAATGGGATCTTATTGAAAAAGATGATAAAACATTAAGTAATTATCAAAAAGATTTACAACAAAAACTTAAGTTTATGCCATATGCTAAATACTTATTCATATCAGCTTTAACAGGACAAAGAGTACATAAAATATTATCAACAGCTAAATATTGCTATGATAATTACTCTAAGAGAGTTTCAACTGGATTATTAAATGATGTTATAAGTAAGGCTGTTTTAATGAAAGAGCCACCAGTTGTAGCCTTAAAGAGATTAAAAATATACTATGCTACTCAGGTTGCTACAAAGCCACCTAAGTTTGTGTTCTTTGTAAATGACCCTAATTTATTACATTTCTCATATGGTAGATATTTAGAAAACCAATTAAGAGAAAGTTTTGATTTCGATGGAACTGGTATAGAAATAGAATATAGAGCTAGAAAGGAGTAATTTTATGAGTAAAGTGGCTTTTTTAGGAGCAGGAAGTTTTGGAACTTCTTTAGGTATATTATTGGGGAATAAAGGTGTTACGGTTTCTCTGTGGGATAGAGATGAAAATGTAATAAATGACATTAACGTAAACAGAAAGAATGACAAATATATAAAAGATTTAACTATTCCTACTAATGTCACTGCTTATAAAGACTTAGATGAAGCTTTAAATGGGGCTGAATATGTAGTTCTTGCAGTACCTTCTCATGTTATAAGAACAGCTTGTAAAAACCTAAAGGGTAAAATTAATGATGATGTAATAATTATTAATATTGCTAAAGGAATCGAAGAAGGTACTAATTTGAGACTATCTCAAGTTATAAATCAAGAATTGCCAAATAATAAGGTCGTAGTTTTATCTGGGCCAAGTCATGCAGAAGAGGTTTCAAAGGGAATTCCAACAACTTTAGTTGCAAGTTCAGAATGTATGGAATGTGCAGAGAAAGTTCAAGACCTATTTATGGATAAAAACTTTAGAATATATACTAATGATGATATCATAGGTGTTGAAATTGGAGGAGCTGTTAAAAATATTATAGCCTTAGCGGCAGGTGTTTGTGACGGTATAGGATATGGAGACAATTCTAAGGCTGCATTAATGACTAGAGGAATGGCTGAAATAGCTAGAATAGGAATTAAAATGGGTGGAAAAGCTGAAACTTTCTTTGGATTAACTGGTATGGGAGATTTAATAGTTACTTGTACAAGTATGCATTCAAGAAACAGAAGAGCTGGAATACTTATAGGTCAAGGAAAAACTGCTGAAGAAGCTATAGAAGAAGTAGGAATGGTTGTTGAAGGTATAAAAGCTTGTAAAGCCTTCTATGAGTTAAAAGAAAAAGAAGGAGTAACAATGCCTATAACTGATATAGCATATAAAGTTCTTTTTGAAGGGGCAAAGGCAGAAAATGCTGTAAGCCTTTTAATGGAAAGAGATAAGAAAAAAGAAGAAATATAAAATTTGCTTTAAAAGAGATAGAAGTTTTTCTATCTCTTTTTGTTTTAATTAAAAGTGGGCCGTGTTAAAAAATGTTTTTTATGTAGTTATAAAATTATGCTAAGTCTTACATATAAAAAAATAAAAATATTTAAAATAAATAGCATTAATTTAGATTTTTTTGAATAAATAATATTAATACATAATATTAGAAAGAGAAAGTTGAAGTTTAGATAAAGGAGTTAAAAAGTATATCCAATTAAAGTAAAAATATATTTTGCTAAACAGTATACTTTTTCAAAGTTTCTAATATATATATAGTGTTAATAATATTTATAGGAGGGTGTATCTTGGAAGATTTCAATATATACAAAGATATAGCAGAAAGAACACAGGGAGATATTTATGTTGGAGTTGTTGGGCCAGTAAGAACAGGTAAATCTACATTTATAAAAAGATTTATGGACTTAATGGTAATACCTAAGATTGATAATGCTTATAAAAAGGAAAGAGCAAAGGATGAATTACCACAAAGTGGATCAGGAAAAACTATTCATACAACAGAGCCTAAATTTGTACCTAATGAGGCAGTAGAAATTGCTTTAGATGATGGCATTAAGTTTAGTGTGAGAATGGTTGATTGTGTTGGATACATTGTTAAAGGGGCTAATGGTTATTTTGATGATGGAGAATCTAAAAAAGTTCATACTCCTTGGTTTGACTATGAAATTCCATTTGAAGATGCAGCAGAGATAGGAACTAGAAAAGTAATAACAGACCATTCAACAATAGGATTAGTAGTTACTACAGATGGAAGTATAACTGGTATAGATAGGGATGATTACTTAGATGCTGAAGAAAGAGTTGTAGCTGAGTTAAAATCAATAGACAAACCTTTTATAATTGTACTTAATTCATTAGATCCAAGGGCAGAAGAGACTTTAGACTTAAAACAAGAATTAGAAATCAGATATGGAGTTCCAGTTCAAATAATGGATGTAGCCAATATGAATGAAAATGACATAAACGATTTATTTACAAAAGTACTTAAAGAATTTCCAGTTAAGGAAATTAATATAGACATGCCAAAATGGATTGAAAAATTAGAGCCTTCTCATTGGTTAAAATCTAATTTTATAGACATAGTTAAAGACATGTGTAAAAACATATCAAAAATTAGAGACGTTAAGGATCTACTTAGTACTTATGGAGAAGATTTCTTAGGGGTAGCAGATATAAGTGAGATGAATTTAGGGGATGGAACTGTAAGAGTTAAAATGACTCCTAAAAATGGCATCTTCTATAAAATAATAAGTGAAATGTGTGATGAAGAATTAAATGATGAAAGTGATTTAATAGCTTTAATCAAAGGTTTGCATAAAGCAAAATCTGAATATGATAAGGTAGCTGAAGCAATAAATAGTGTTAAGGAAACAGGTTATGGACTAGTTGCTCCGCAATTATCAGAAATGAAGTTTGAAAAACCAGATATTGATAAGCAAGGTTCAAAATATGTTGTAAAACTTAAGGCTAGTGCTCCTAGTCTACATTTAATAAAAGCAGATATTCAAACAGAAATTTGCCCAATAATGGGAACTGAAAAAGAAACTCAAGAGGTATTTAAAACATTACTTGAGCAATTTGAAAGTGATCCGGAAAAATTATGGCAAAGCAATATGTTTGGTAAGTCCTTAGAGACATTAGTTCAAGAAGGTTTAAGAAGCAAACTTTATAAGATGCCAGATGATATTCAAAGCAAGATTCAAAAAACTCTTCAAAGAATCATCAATGAAGGGGAAGGAAATTTAATCTGTATTATTTTCTAAGGTAATTAATATATTCAAAGACCATATCAAATTTTATTTTGATATGGTCTTTTAAATTTTTAATGAAGTAATTCTATGAATTTTAGAATGTGAAAAATATATATAAGTATTTTTATAATATATGTATTTTACGAAAAGAAGATTATATTAAAAAATATGCTTTAATTTATTAGTTTTATAAAATTTGTAAAAAGATTATAATTATTAGGGGAATGATTAAGTTATTAGGGCTTATTAGTATTTAATATAAGTTTAGCTTTGCAAAGATTGAATAGAATTATTAATTTAATTATAATAAGCATTGTGACGAATGATACTTAGTCAAATAAAAAAGAAATTCGGAGGTACTCATGAAGAAAATAGCTGTAATTTTTAATGGTGGAACAATATCAATGAAAGTTGATGATAGAATAAAGGCTGCAGTTCCAAGTTTGACAGGAGAGGAAATAATGGCTATGGTAACAGGAATAGAAAGCTTTGCAACAATAGAGTCACATAGCTTTTCTTCATTACCAAGTCCACATATTACTCCAGAGATAATGCTTGAACTATCAAAATTTATAAATGCTTTAGTAGAGAGAGAAGATATAGATGGAGTTGTAGTAACTCATGGAACAGATACTCTAGAAGAAACATCTTATTTTGTTAATTTAACAACTAAGACAAGTAAACCAATAGTTTTTACTGGAGCTATGAGAAGTGGATCAGAGTTAGGATATGATGGACCAGCTAACTTAGCTGCATCAATATGTACAGCTGCATCAGATGAAGCAAAAAATAGAGGAGTTCTAGTTTGTTTTAATGGGGAATTAAATAGTGCTTCAGAGGTAACTAAGGCTAATTCAATGGCTTTAAATGCTTTTAGAACACCTAATTTTGGCCCAATAGGAATAGTTGATAATAATAGGGTAATATTTGATAGAAGAGTTCCACAGGAAGATTTTATACCATTAGAGGTTATTGATAAAAAAGTAGCCATAATAAAATGTGCTGCAGGTATGGATGGAGATTTTATATATCACTGTATAGAGAAAAAATATGATGGAATCATAATAGAAGCTTTAGGAAGAGGAAATGTACCACCAACTATGGTTGATGCAATAAAAGATGCCTTAGATAAGGGAATAGTTATAGTACTTACTTCAAGATGTTTTGAAGGAAGAGTAAGTGATAGCTATGGATATCTTGGAGGTGGAAAAAATCTTAAAGAGCTTGGTGTTATATTTGGAGAAAGTATGCCAAGTCAAAAGGCTAGAATAAAGCTTTTAACTCTTCTTGGATTTAATAAAGATTATAGATATATTAAACATAGTTTTGAGAAAGAAAGATATTAAACACATATATTTTTAAAATAATAATAAAAAATATTCGATAATTATTGAATAATAACTTAGAATAGTGTACAATAACATTCGTAGACAGATGAAAGGTTCATTTTATATAAAAATGTTCGTATTTTTCAATGAGGAATGTTAATAGTAAACTTGATTAAAGTTATTATTCAATAATTGGATAAAAGCTATTTTAAGTTTACTAAACTTAAAATAGCTTTTTTATATTTATGAACTTAAGACGAATGTGGAGGTTTTTTATGGAAAATAAAATTCATGCTTTAAGGGAAGAAGGAAATTTACGTGTTTTACCTGAGAATAAAAGTGAATATAAGAGAGAATTCTTAGCTGGAACAACAAGTTTCTTAGCAATGGCTTATATAATAGCTGTAAATCCATCTATATTAAGCGCAGCAGGAATGCCAGCAGGTGCTATAGTAACGGCAACATGTATATCAGCAGTTATCGGATGTTTAATAATGGGGTTTTATGCTAAATTACCTTTTGGACTAGCTCCTGGAATGGGACTAAATGCATTCTTTACTTTTTCAGTAGTTATAGGAATGGGAATTTCTTGGGAAGTAGCTCTTACAGCTGTTTTTGTAGAAGGAATAATATTTATACTTTTATCATTATTTAAAGTAAGAGAGGCTGTTGTTGATGCAATTCCAATAAATTTAAAATATGCAGTTACAGCAGGGATAGGTCTTTTCATAGCTTTCATAGGATTTAATGGAGCTGGAGTTGTTATTGGAAATCCAGATACAATGGTTGCTATGGGACAAGTTGGTCCTAAAATGTTAATAGCAATGGTTGGACTTTGTATAATAGTAATTTTAGAAAAGAAAAAAGTTAAAGGTTCAATGCTAGTTGGTATAGTAGTTTCAACTCTTTTAGCTTGGGGATATGCTTTAATAAATACTGAAGCCGCAGCTAGTATGGGAATCTATTTACCAAATGGAATATTTAAATTTGAATCAATAGCTCCAATAGCAGGTAAAGTTAATTTTTCATATTTAACTTCACCACAGCATGTATTTAATTTTATAACTATAGTTTTCACATTTTTATTTGTTGATTTTTTTGATACAGTAGGAACTTTAATAGGAGTAGCTTCAAGAGCTAATATGTTAGATAAGAAGGGAAGAGTTCCTAATGCAGGTAAAGCATTAATGACAGATGCTATAGCAACTACGGCAGGGGCTTTACTTGGAACATCTACTGTAACAGTTTATGTTGAAAGTGCTACTGGAGTTGAAGAAGGTGGTAGAACAGGATTAACAGCTATAACAATAGGAGCTTTATTTTTCGTAGCAATGTTTTTCTCACCAATATTTGTAGCAGTACCAGCATGTGCTACTGCACCAGCTTTAATATATGTTGGATATTTAATGCTAACTAGTGTGTTAAAAATAGATTTTAGTGATATTACAGATGCAGTACCAGCATTTTTAATAATAGCTTTAATGCCTTTAACTTATAGCATAGGTGATGGATTAACAATTGGAGTTTTAGCATATGTAATATTAAATATATTACACAATATCTTTACTAAAAATAAAAAAGATAAAAAAGAATTATCAATGGTAATGATAGTTTTAGCGATTATATTTGTAATAAAACTTTGTCTACCATTAATTACACAGATGATAGGTTAAAATGAAAATAAATTTTATTTAGAATATGTACTTTAAAAGACTTTACTATAAGATTGAGAGTTATTTAATAAAAAATAATTTGAGACTTAGGTAAAGTCTTTTTTATGTAGAAGAAATAAGTCTTAAAAAATAAATGTTAACAAAATGTAAAAAATAACTTGTTATTACTTGGATTTTATATTAATCTATATTTAGATTATTTTCAAGGAGGCTCTCTTTATGGTTAAAAGTATGACTGGTTTTGGGAGAGCAACTAGTGAAGAGGGAAAAGAAAGAATATTTTCTCTAGAAATGAAGAGTGTAAACCATAGATATTTAGACATGAACATAAGAATGCCAAGAAGTATGGTTTCTTTAGAAGAAAAAATAAGAAATATTATTTCTTCTAAACTTAGCAGGGGAAAAGTTGATATCTTTATAAATTATAAAGATTATGCTAAAAATCAAGGAGTTGCTGTTTTAAATGAAGATTTAGCTAAGAGTTATGTAAATTCTTTAGAACAATTAAAGTCCTTATTTCCTAATATGCAAGACGACTTAAGTTTATCATTAGTTGCTAGATACCCAGATGTAATAACTATAGAAGAAAAATCAGAAGATTTAGAAGCTATATGGGAAGAGATAAACTCACTATTAAATATGGCTGTAGAAAATATGATTTCTATGAGAAAAGTTGAAGGTGAGAAATTAGCTAGTGATATATTAGTTAAGTGTAGCTCTATAGAAGAAATAGTAGCTTTTATAGAAGAAAAGGCAGAGGTTATTGTTGCTTCTTATAAGCAAAAGTTAGAGGATAGACTTAAGAATTTATTAGGGGAAGTTCCAGTAGATGAAAACAGAGTAGCTATGGAAGTTGCCGTTTTTGCTGACAAAGCTTCGATTGATGAAGAGATAATAAGACTTAGAAGTCATATTAATCAATTAAGAAAAACTTTAACTTTAGATGAACCTATAGGTAGAAAGTTAGATTTCATAGTACAAGAAATGAACAGAGAAGCTAATACAATAGCATCAAAGTCAACAGATTTAGAAATAACCAACAAGGTTATAGATATAAAAAATATTATTGAAAAGATTAGAGAACAAGTTCAAAACATAGAATAATAGGAGGTAGCAAATGAGTATAAAGTTAATTAATATTGGTTTTGGAAACATAGTTTCAGCTAATAGATTAGTAGCAATAGTAAGTCCTGAATCAGCACCTATAAAGAGAATCATACAAGAAGCTAGAGATAGAGGTATGCTTATAGATGCAACTTATGGTAGAAGAACAAGAGCCGTAATAATTACAGATTCAGATCATGTAATTCTTTCAGCTGTTCAACCTGAGACAGTGGCTCACAGATTATCAACTAAGGAAGAAGTAGTTGTTGAAGATGATGAATAAGATACATAAGGATAATAGAGGTGTATTAATAGTTATTTCTGGTCCTTCAGGTGCAGGTAAGGGAACTATTTGTAAAGCCTTATTAGAAAAACACGATGATATATTCATATCAGTTTCTGCTACTACTAGAAATCCTAGAGTAGGAGAAGTTGATGGAGTTAATTATCATTTCTTAACAAAAGAAGAATTTAAACAAAGAATAGCAGAGGATGATTTCCTTGAGCATGCTGAAGTATATGGAAATTATTATGGAACTCCTAAATCAAGTGTTGAAAAAATGCTTGATGAAGGAAAAAACGTAATATTAGAAATAGATATACAAGGTGCTTTAAAAGTTAAGGAAAAGGCTACTGATGGAGTATTTATCTTTATATTACCTCCTTCAATGGAAGAGCTTAAGCAAAGAATAATAAAAAGAGGTAGCGAAACTCCAGAAAGTTTAATGACTAGATTTAAGTCAGCTTATAAAGAAATTAATTATGTGTCAAAATACAATTATGCAGTAGTTAACGATAATGTAGAAGATGCAGTAAAGAAAATAGAAGCTATATTATTAGCAGAAAAATGTAGAGTAGATAGATTAAAAGAAAACTTATTAGAGTCAAAGGAGGACGAAATGCATGAACAACTCTATGATTAATCCATCAATCGTTGATTTATTAAAAAGGGTAGAAGATAGATATTCTTTAGTAATATTAAGTGCTAAGAGAGCAAGACAAATAATTGACGGAGCAGAAACTTTTGTTGATGTTGAGTCAAATAAGCCATTAACAATAGCTATAAATGAAATAGATGAAGGATTTGTAAATTACAAAGACACTGAGGAGAAATAAGAGCTATGAAAGATAAGAAATGTGTTGTTGTAGGAGTAAGTGGAGGAGTAGCTGTTTATAAAGCCTTAGACGTTATAAGCAGACTAAGAAAAAAAGATGTAGAAGTACATGTAATAATGACTAAATCCGCTACTGAGTTTGTAACACCATTATCTTTTCAATCATTAAGCCAAAACATGGTTATAACAGATATGTTTGCTGAACCAAAGGCTTGGGAAATACAGCATATATCACTAGCAAAGAAAGCAGATTTAATGCTTATTGTACCAGCTACAGCAAACATTATAGGAAAGGTTGCAAATGGCATAGCTGACGATATGTTATCAACAACTATAATGGCAACAAAGGCGCCAGTTGTTTTTTGCCCTGCAATGAATACAAACATGTATGAAAATCCTATAGTTCAAAGGAACATAAGTCTTCTAAAGGAGCTTGGCTATGAATTTATAGAACCAGCTAGTGGAAGATTAGCATGTGGTGATGAGGGGAAAGGTAAACTTCAAGATACCGAAATTATTGCAG from Clostridium perfringens carries:
- the der gene encoding ribosome biogenesis GTPase Der; its protein translation is MSKPIVAMVGRPNVGKSTLFNKLAGKRISIVQDTPGVTRDRVYAESEWLNRKFTMIDTGGIEPESSDIIVKQMRRQAQIAIEMADVIVFVVDGKEGLTAADQEVAQMLRKSKKPVVLVVNKIDRLALEENSYEFYNLGIGDPITISASQGLGLGDMLDEVVKYFNDPSEDEEDDEYIRIAMIGKPNVGKSSLINRLLGEERVIVSNVPGTTRDSIDSYLETEDGKFILVDTAGLRRKSKVKEEIERYSVIRTYAAIEKADVAILVIDAEQGITEQDEKIIGYAHEMNKAIMVVVNKWDLIEKDDKTLSNYQKDLQQKLKFMPYAKYLFISALTGQRVHKILSTAKYCYDNYSKRVSTGLLNDVISKAVLMKEPPVVALKRLKIYYATQVATKPPKFVFFVNDPNLLHFSYGRYLENQLRESFDFDGTGIEIEYRARKE
- a CDS encoding asparaginase; translation: MKKIAVIFNGGTISMKVDDRIKAAVPSLTGEEIMAMVTGIESFATIESHSFSSLPSPHITPEIMLELSKFINALVEREDIDGVVVTHGTDTLEETSYFVNLTTKTSKPIVFTGAMRSGSELGYDGPANLAASICTAASDEAKNRGVLVCFNGELNSASEVTKANSMALNAFRTPNFGPIGIVDNNRVIFDRRVPQEDFIPLEVIDKKVAIIKCAAGMDGDFIYHCIEKKYDGIIIEALGRGNVPPTMVDAIKDALDKGIVIVLTSRCFEGRVSDSYGYLGGGKNLKELGVIFGESMPSQKARIKLLTLLGFNKDYRYIKHSFEKERY
- a CDS encoding NCS2 family permease, with the translated sequence MENKIHALREEGNLRVLPENKSEYKREFLAGTTSFLAMAYIIAVNPSILSAAGMPAGAIVTATCISAVIGCLIMGFYAKLPFGLAPGMGLNAFFTFSVVIGMGISWEVALTAVFVEGIIFILLSLFKVREAVVDAIPINLKYAVTAGIGLFIAFIGFNGAGVVIGNPDTMVAMGQVGPKMLIAMVGLCIIVILEKKKVKGSMLVGIVVSTLLAWGYALINTEAAASMGIYLPNGIFKFESIAPIAGKVNFSYLTSPQHVFNFITIVFTFLFVDFFDTVGTLIGVASRANMLDKKGRVPNAGKALMTDAIATTAGALLGTSTVTVYVESATGVEEGGRTGLTAITIGALFFVAMFFSPIFVAVPACATAPALIYVGYLMLTSVLKIDFSDITDAVPAFLIIALMPLTYSIGDGLTIGVLAYVILNILHNIFTKNKKDKKELSMVMIVLAIIFVIKLCLPLITQMIG
- the pnpS gene encoding two-component system histidine kinase PnpS produces the protein MKKRIIIFTTLIITFFLAIMTSMYLVISNHKYLEESKNVLNEYNKVIALLLENDNGNIKSELERIESNNDMKNIRITYISKDGNVIFDTHKKLINDNESYLKRQEIIEAIESGLGSSVRYSNDLHQNMIYSALKLKDGSIVRTSIAVENAKILDSINSNYLLVGVILSLVIALLLTVKITNIILNPLKELEQLTSTIASGNFHKRVKINSKDDEIQRLGKSFNYMAEQLEITMERFKDKQNGLEAILKSMGSGVIAFDRDMNVLMINPYAKKIFGISGEIIGNKLLDYITDKEVLKAFFDEKDRVEIEVNYNDDPKILKIRKASIINEPEIIGTVVVIQDITDIKKLENMRSQFVANISHELKTPLTSIKGFAETLRYVDDDETRNKFLSIIDEESDRLARLLEDILCLYEIEQKRSTVLEEFNVDEEIEKVYMLLNDQAKKKGVEIFLDTNSNCVLMGDKDKFKQMLLNLVSNSVKYTEKGGKVRVESYNRDMNLILVIEDNGIGISAEDLPRIFERFYRVDKARSRESGGTGLGLAIVKHIVRLFDGEINVTSELGVGTKIVITIPINI
- the spoIVA gene encoding stage IV sporulation protein A codes for the protein MEDFNIYKDIAERTQGDIYVGVVGPVRTGKSTFIKRFMDLMVIPKIDNAYKKERAKDELPQSGSGKTIHTTEPKFVPNEAVEIALDDGIKFSVRMVDCVGYIVKGANGYFDDGESKKVHTPWFDYEIPFEDAAEIGTRKVITDHSTIGLVVTTDGSITGIDRDDYLDAEERVVAELKSIDKPFIIVLNSLDPRAEETLDLKQELEIRYGVPVQIMDVANMNENDINDLFTKVLKEFPVKEINIDMPKWIEKLEPSHWLKSNFIDIVKDMCKNISKIRDVKDLLSTYGEDFLGVADISEMNLGDGTVRVKMTPKNGIFYKIISEMCDEELNDESDLIALIKGLHKAKSEYDKVAEAINSVKETGYGLVAPQLSEMKFEKPDIDKQGSKYVVKLKASAPSLHLIKADIQTEICPIMGTEKETQEVFKTLLEQFESDPEKLWQSNMFGKSLETLVQEGLRSKLYKMPDDIQSKIQKTLQRIINEGEGNLICIIF
- a CDS encoding radical SAM protein translates to MKSRIAEVLPGGIGEELGFEKGDILLSINGTKVEDILDYRFLLADEYVEVEILKPNKEVWEFEIEKEYGEDLGVEFEEAILDKAKSCTNKCIFCFIDQLPKGMRKTLYFKDDDSRLSFLQGNFVTLTNMKDEDIDRIIKYRISPINVSVHTTNPDLRKKILNNRFAGNVYERLQKLAAAGITVNAQIVVMPGINNGDELVRTVEDLYKLRPSIENVAAVPIGITKFREGLADLEIYNKETAKEELDRIKVLQEKYMKEIGSPFVRLSDEFYVMADEEVPNEEFYNGYEQIEDGVGMIRLLRETMAVDIKNKLTKSGKGKFTLITGTSAFKELDKVCTDIREENNNIDIKCKVILNDFFGHTITVAGLLTGQDVIAQLKDNIDSEYLIMADNMFRKGYEPGDITQRIMLDDLTAKDIEERLGVKVIVCSYTGEDLIDLINEHCEEE
- a CDS encoding NAD(P)H-dependent glycerol-3-phosphate dehydrogenase; the encoded protein is MSKVAFLGAGSFGTSLGILLGNKGVTVSLWDRDENVINDINVNRKNDKYIKDLTIPTNVTAYKDLDEALNGAEYVVLAVPSHVIRTACKNLKGKINDDVIIINIAKGIEEGTNLRLSQVINQELPNNKVVVLSGPSHAEEVSKGIPTTLVASSECMECAEKVQDLFMDKNFRIYTNDDIIGVEIGGAVKNIIALAAGVCDGIGYGDNSKAALMTRGMAEIARIGIKMGGKAETFFGLTGMGDLIVTCTSMHSRNRRAGILIGQGKTAEEAIEEVGMVVEGIKACKAFYELKEKEGVTMPITDIAYKVLFEGAKAENAVSLLMERDKKKEEI